One region of Agrobacterium tumefaciens genomic DNA includes:
- the flgK gene encoding flagellar hook-associated protein FlgK, which yields MSLTSAMNTAQSIFNNTGKQTDVTSKNIANVGNANYVKRTAILGTTMSGASIVANGRAQNESLLRQTISSASLASGQKTVLTGLEEMKSLFGGNDYESSPATYMKELLKSLDGYASKPSDSALAATAVTSAVDVANSLNKASSELQAMRLRADKEMSLQVDKLNGLLAKFEEANNEVKAQTAIGGNPSDALDQRETLLKDISSIIGINVVNRENNDVALYTADGATLFEVVPRKVTFKAQPGYDATVTGNAIYVDGVAIKASSGSNTTAEGSLQGLMQVRDDLAPTMQSQLDEIARGLITMFAEKPASPTSTLPKMPGLFTYGSPAATTIPASGVVSPGLAASITVNPALIISKGGNPELLRDGGINGTAYVINSTTSGGTGFSALIDSYVTAFDAPMNFAASTRIDTNTSILKYGTNSVGWLEQERSGATSANEAKSALYERSATSYSNNTAVSLDEELSLLMDIEQSYKAATKLVTTIDDMLKSLMDMVR from the coding sequence ATGTCGCTCACGTCAGCAATGAATACTGCGCAGTCGATCTTCAACAATACAGGCAAGCAGACGGACGTTACTTCGAAAAACATTGCCAATGTGGGTAATGCGAACTACGTCAAGCGAACCGCCATTCTCGGCACGACCATGTCAGGTGCAAGTATTGTCGCCAACGGCCGTGCCCAGAATGAGAGCCTCCTGAGGCAGACGATCTCCAGTGCATCCCTCGCTTCCGGCCAGAAAACCGTTCTGACCGGGCTCGAGGAGATGAAAAGCCTTTTCGGCGGCAACGATTACGAGAGTTCGCCTGCCACCTATATGAAGGAACTGCTGAAGAGCCTTGACGGTTACGCCTCAAAGCCGAGCGATTCCGCGCTTGCTGCGACTGCGGTTACATCAGCCGTGGACGTCGCCAATTCCCTGAACAAGGCTTCGTCCGAGTTGCAGGCGATGCGCCTGCGTGCCGACAAGGAAATGTCCCTTCAGGTCGACAAGCTGAACGGCCTGCTCGCGAAATTCGAGGAAGCCAACAACGAGGTCAAGGCGCAGACCGCGATCGGCGGCAATCCAAGTGATGCTCTCGACCAGCGCGAGACGCTGCTGAAGGACATTTCGTCCATCATCGGGATCAATGTCGTCAATCGTGAAAACAACGACGTGGCGCTCTACACGGCGGATGGCGCGACCCTGTTCGAAGTCGTGCCGCGCAAGGTTACTTTCAAGGCGCAGCCGGGCTACGACGCGACGGTCACGGGGAACGCGATCTACGTTGATGGCGTCGCGATCAAGGCGAGCAGCGGCAGCAACACGACAGCGGAAGGTTCGCTTCAGGGTCTGATGCAGGTTCGTGACGACCTGGCGCCAACCATGCAGAGCCAGCTCGACGAAATTGCGCGCGGCCTCATCACCATGTTTGCGGAAAAGCCGGCCAGCCCCACCAGCACGCTGCCGAAGATGCCAGGCCTCTTCACCTACGGCTCCCCTGCGGCCACAACCATTCCGGCAAGCGGTGTTGTCTCTCCCGGGCTCGCTGCGAGCATTACCGTCAACCCTGCGTTAATTATTTCCAAAGGTGGAAACCCGGAATTGTTGCGCGACGGCGGTATCAACGGTACCGCTTATGTAATCAACAGCACAACTTCAGGCGGAACCGGGTTTTCCGCACTGATCGACAGCTATGTCACTGCTTTTGACGCGCCCATGAATTTTGCCGCGTCGACACGTATCGATACGAATACAAGCATCCTGAAATACGGCACCAACTCGGTGGGGTGGCTCGAACAGGAACGATCCGGCGCAACTTCGGCAAACGAAGCGAAAAGCGCGCTCTATGAGCGCTCCGCCACCTCCTATTCGAACAATACTGCCGTCAGCCTGGATGAGGAGCTTTCGCTGCTCATGGATATCGAGCAATCCTACAAGGCCGCCACGAAGCTGGTGACCACCATCGACGACATGCTCAAGTCGCTGATGGATATGGTGAGGTAA
- a CDS encoding flagellar hook-associated family protein encodes MKTSFISSLAMQNSMRSTILKAQLEMTNLNTELTTGKHADLGVTLGANTARSLDLNRDVDRLSSLVSVNSIATQRLKSSQAALDGMAKAAQEIQKVLVPNTSSAAPTLATVAKTISNAFNTFTGFANTAVSGEFLFSGINTDVKPIDDYFAEGSTLKAAYEVELNAFMAAQTPAVGNIADLSKDQAAAFMTRIEGVFNGTTPVTNPPHSDLTAGQNYDFWTTYGSKASDTNMTSRISQNEVVETSTNSNSQGMRYFAMTAMTAMTFLDDKVPSDVRELVATRSVTNIGTVISGLNQQQSQLGLSESRVSKANDSLAAQKKIIETHLLDIEGIDTYEVKTRLDLLQQQIEIAYSLTSRLQKMSLVNYL; translated from the coding sequence ATGAAAACGTCCTTCATTTCATCGCTGGCGATGCAGAACAGCATGCGCAGCACCATCCTCAAGGCCCAGCTTGAGATGACGAACCTCAATACCGAGCTGACCACGGGCAAACATGCGGACCTGGGCGTGACGCTGGGTGCCAACACGGCCCGCAGTCTTGACCTTAATCGCGATGTCGATCGTCTCTCTTCGCTCGTCAGCGTCAATTCCATCGCCACGCAGCGCCTCAAGTCCTCTCAGGCGGCACTTGATGGCATGGCAAAGGCCGCCCAGGAAATTCAGAAGGTTCTTGTTCCGAATACCAGCAGCGCAGCACCAACGCTGGCAACGGTCGCCAAAACCATTTCGAATGCGTTCAACACCTTCACCGGTTTTGCCAATACGGCAGTCAGTGGCGAATTTCTGTTTTCCGGCATCAATACGGATGTGAAGCCTATCGATGACTACTTTGCCGAAGGATCGACGCTGAAGGCAGCCTATGAGGTTGAGCTGAACGCGTTCATGGCGGCACAGACACCTGCGGTCGGTAACATTGCCGACCTGTCCAAAGATCAGGCCGCGGCGTTCATGACCCGTATCGAAGGCGTGTTCAACGGTACTACGCCGGTTACGAACCCACCGCACAGCGATCTGACGGCCGGCCAGAATTACGATTTCTGGACGACCTATGGGTCGAAGGCGAGCGACACGAACATGACGAGCCGCATCAGCCAGAACGAGGTGGTCGAGACATCGACCAACAGCAACTCGCAGGGCATGCGTTATTTCGCGATGACAGCAATGACGGCGATGACGTTCCTTGATGACAAGGTCCCAAGCGACGTTCGCGAACTGGTGGCGACCAGGTCGGTGACCAATATAGGCACGGTCATTAGTGGTTTGAACCAGCAGCAGAGCCAGCTCGGCCTTTCCGAAAGCCGTGTTTCGAAAGCGAACGACTCGCTCGCCGCCCAGAAAAAGATCATCGAGACTCATCTGCTGGATATCGAGGGGATCGATACCTACGAGGTGAAGACACGCCTGGATCTGCTCCAGCAGCAGATTGAAATTGCCTACAGCCTTACGTCGCGTCTGCAAAAAATGAGTCTGGTAAACTACCTCTGA
- the flaF gene encoding flagellar biosynthesis regulator FlaF has product MYQFSYAEIMEDGVADAKDRERQALTKSIDLLVEAKDSSSQRHTIEALFYTRRVWIRFIEDLKQPENQLAMELRANLISIAIWILKECELIRKRQSTNFQGIIDVTTIIRDGLK; this is encoded by the coding sequence ATGTACCAGTTTTCCTACGCCGAAATCATGGAGGATGGTGTCGCAGACGCGAAGGATCGCGAGCGGCAGGCGTTGACAAAATCGATCGATCTACTGGTGGAGGCAAAGGATTCCTCTTCCCAGCGCCACACGATCGAAGCGCTTTTTTACACTCGACGGGTCTGGATCCGCTTCATTGAGGACCTCAAGCAGCCCGAAAACCAGCTGGCCATGGAACTCAGGGCAAATCTGATTTCGATCGCGATCTGGATTTTGAAAGAGTGCGAACTGATCCGGAAACGTCAGTCGACGAATTTCCAGGGTATAATTGACGTGACAACCATCATCAGGGATGGACTGAAATGA
- the flbT gene encoding flagellar biosynthesis repressor FlbT, which produces MKSTLRISLKSGEKIFINGAVLRVDRKVALEFLNDVTFLLENHVLQPEQATTPLRQLYFIAQMILINPEGREQSTNLFRKSVSMLLNCFQHDEILAELKRIDGLVASGKAFEALKAIRGLYPTEEKILNNQEMTPATIEQIRKEIAPWR; this is translated from the coding sequence ATGAAAAGTACACTTCGAATCTCGCTGAAATCGGGCGAAAAGATTTTCATCAACGGCGCGGTTTTGCGGGTGGATCGCAAGGTGGCCCTCGAATTCCTGAACGATGTCACGTTCCTGCTTGAAAACCACGTCCTGCAGCCGGAGCAGGCGACGACGCCGCTCAGACAGCTTTATTTCATCGCCCAGATGATCCTCATCAACCCGGAAGGACGCGAACAGTCGACGAACCTGTTCCGCAAATCCGTGAGCATGCTGCTGAATTGCTTCCAGCATGATGAGATTCTGGCCGAACTCAAGCGTATCGACGGTCTGGTTGCCTCGGGTAAGGCTTTCGAAGCGCTGAAGGCCATTCGTGGCCTGTACCCGACCGAGGAAAAGATCCTCAACAATCAGGAAATGACCCCCGCAACGATCGAGCAGATTCGCAAGGAGATCGCACCATGGCGGTAG
- the flgD gene encoding flagellar hook assembly protein FlgD, whose protein sequence is MAVDAVTSAASNPWANAGASSNDKSAASLNYDSFLKLLIAQMKNQDPTSPMDAGQQMSQLASFSQVEQTIKTNTHLKSMLQAEALTRASDLVGKTVKSADDKVTGVVKEVEVYSDGVVAITEAGDKVLLQAGVTFSNGPIATTPDSGTDSDVPAGS, encoded by the coding sequence ATGGCGGTAGATGCAGTCACGTCGGCAGCCTCTAATCCCTGGGCAAATGCCGGGGCGAGCAGCAACGACAAAAGCGCGGCCTCGCTTAACTACGACAGCTTCCTGAAGCTTCTCATCGCCCAGATGAAAAACCAGGATCCGACCAGCCCGATGGATGCCGGCCAGCAGATGTCGCAGCTTGCGAGCTTCTCGCAGGTTGAGCAGACGATCAAGACCAACACCCATCTGAAGAGCATGCTGCAGGCCGAAGCCCTGACGCGCGCTTCCGACCTGGTTGGCAAAACGGTCAAGAGCGCCGACGACAAGGTCACCGGCGTGGTAAAGGAAGTCGAAGTCTATTCGGACGGCGTCGTCGCCATCACAGAAGCTGGTGACAAAGTGCTGCTGCAGGCCGGTGTGACCTTCTCGAACGGTCCGATCGCGACTACACCTGATAGCGGCACCGATTCGGACGTGCCTGCAGGTTCCTGA
- a CDS encoding flagellar biosynthetic protein FliQ: MNEADALDIMQAAVWTVLVAAGPAVLAAMIVGVAIAFIQALTQVQEMTLTFVPKIVTIMIVLGVAAPFVGAQIALFSNLVFSRVQSGF; encoded by the coding sequence ATGAACGAGGCCGATGCGCTTGATATCATGCAGGCGGCAGTCTGGACGGTTCTCGTCGCGGCCGGTCCCGCCGTTCTCGCGGCCATGATCGTTGGTGTCGCCATCGCCTTCATCCAGGCCCTGACCCAGGTTCAGGAAATGACGCTGACCTTTGTCCCTAAAATCGTAACGATCATGATCGTTCTCGGCGTTGCCGCCCCGTTCGTGGGCGCGCAGATCGCCCTTTTTTCCAATCTAGTTTTTTCGCGGGTTCAGTCGGGCTTCTGA
- the flhA gene encoding flagellar biosynthesis protein FlhA, protein MAQPPVISLPKVSPSMRDVGFALGIVSILCVLFLPIPVVLVDVGLAFSIALSVLILMVALWIQRPLDFSSFPTVLLIATMIRLSLNIATTRVILSHGNEGPTAAGGVIAGFSSLVMSGDFVIGLIVFLILITVNFIVITKGATRIAEVGARFTLDAIPGKQMSIDADLSAGIIDEKEAQRRRRELEEESSFFGSMDGASKFVRGDAIAGLIITAINIFGGIIIGYFRHGMPIGEAADVFVKLSVGDGIVSQIPALIVSLAAGLLVSRGGTSGSTDQAVINQLSGYPRALMVAAMLMGLLAVMPGLPFLPFTLLGGIMAFGSWYIPRQVEAESAQRRQEEEDKVLQTNEAEKDSVKQVLKTSEIELALGKQVSTRLLGAHQELAFRVGKMRKKFATQYGFVVPEIKVSDDIMIPEKAYQIRVHGTTIASSNLRVGDVLVVTGAGRKPSIPGDEIREPAFGMPAVSILETFTEDLKREGFHPIDNVSVVLTHLSEVIRNNLPQLLSYKDVKILIDRLDPEYKKLADEICSSHMSYSGLQAVLKLLLAERVSIRNLHLILEAVAELAPHVRKTEQIVEHVRVRMSQQLCGDLADNGVLRVLRLGNKWDMVFHQALKRDQKGEIVEFDIDPRHLEEFSEQASKVIREFMDRGLPFVLVTSPETRSYVRMIIERLFATLPVLSHVELAKGLEIKILGAIS, encoded by the coding sequence ATGGCGCAACCACCAGTCATTTCCTTGCCCAAGGTAAGCCCGAGCATGCGGGATGTCGGTTTCGCATTGGGCATCGTGTCGATCCTCTGCGTGCTGTTCCTGCCCATTCCGGTCGTTCTGGTGGATGTCGGTCTGGCCTTTTCCATAGCACTTTCGGTCCTCATCCTCATGGTGGCGCTCTGGATACAGCGTCCGCTGGATTTCTCGTCTTTTCCAACCGTGCTGCTGATCGCGACCATGATTCGCCTGTCGCTGAACATTGCGACGACGCGTGTCATCCTTTCGCACGGCAACGAGGGGCCGACGGCGGCGGGCGGCGTGATTGCGGGCTTCTCCAGCCTCGTCATGTCGGGCGACTTCGTGATCGGTCTGATTGTCTTTCTGATCCTGATCACCGTCAACTTCATCGTTATCACCAAGGGTGCCACCCGTATCGCCGAAGTCGGCGCGCGCTTCACGCTGGATGCCATTCCCGGCAAGCAGATGTCGATCGATGCGGATTTGTCCGCTGGCATCATCGATGAAAAGGAAGCGCAACGCCGTCGCCGCGAGCTGGAAGAGGAAAGCTCGTTCTTCGGTTCGATGGACGGTGCCTCGAAGTTCGTACGCGGCGATGCGATCGCCGGCCTGATCATCACCGCGATCAATATTTTCGGCGGCATCATCATCGGTTACTTCCGCCACGGCATGCCGATCGGCGAGGCTGCCGATGTTTTCGTGAAGCTTTCGGTCGGCGACGGTATCGTTTCGCAGATCCCGGCCCTTATCGTGTCGCTGGCGGCCGGCCTTCTGGTGTCGCGCGGCGGCACCTCGGGATCGACGGATCAGGCCGTCATCAATCAGCTGAGCGGATATCCGCGTGCCTTGATGGTCGCAGCCATGCTGATGGGGCTTCTTGCCGTCATGCCGGGATTGCCCTTCCTGCCCTTCACGCTTTTGGGCGGCATCATGGCCTTCGGCAGCTGGTATATTCCGCGCCAGGTCGAAGCGGAAAGCGCGCAGCGCCGTCAGGAAGAGGAGGACAAGGTTCTCCAGACCAACGAAGCGGAAAAGGACTCCGTCAAGCAGGTCCTCAAGACGTCCGAAATCGAACTTGCCCTCGGCAAGCAGGTTTCGACCCGCCTCCTCGGCGCGCATCAGGAACTGGCTTTCCGTGTCGGCAAGATGCGCAAGAAGTTCGCGACCCAATACGGCTTCGTCGTGCCGGAGATCAAGGTCTCCGACGACATCATGATCCCGGAAAAGGCCTACCAGATCCGTGTCCATGGTACGACGATCGCGTCGAGCAATCTGCGCGTTGGCGATGTTCTTGTCGTGACGGGGGCAGGGCGCAAGCCGAGCATTCCGGGCGACGAAATCCGCGAACCCGCCTTCGGCATGCCGGCCGTTTCCATTCTCGAGACATTCACCGAGGATTTGAAGCGCGAAGGTTTCCACCCGATCGACAATGTCTCTGTGGTGCTGACGCATCTGAGCGAAGTCATTCGCAACAATCTGCCGCAATTGCTGTCCTACAAGGACGTCAAGATCCTCATCGACAGGCTGGACCCGGAATACAAGAAGCTTGCCGACGAAATTTGCTCGTCGCACATGTCCTATTCCGGCCTGCAGGCCGTGCTGAAACTGCTGCTCGCCGAACGTGTGTCGATCCGCAACCTGCATCTCATTCTGGAAGCGGTCGCCGAACTTGCCCCGCATGTGCGCAAGACCGAGCAGATCGTCGAACATGTACGGGTGCGCATGTCGCAGCAGCTCTGCGGCGATCTTGCCGACAATGGCGTATTGCGTGTGCTTCGCCTCGGCAACAAATGGGACATGGTCTTCCATCAGGCGCTCAAGCGCGATCAAAAGGGCGAAATCGTCGAATTCGATATCGATCCCCGCCATCTCGAGGAATTTTCCGAGCAGGCATCGAAAGTTATCCGTGAATTCATGGATCGCGGACTACCCTTTGTCCTTGTCACGTCGCCGGAAACACGGTCCTATGTGCGCATGATCATCGAACGACTCTTTGCGACCCTGCCGGTTCTCTCGCATGTGGAACTGGCCAAGGGGCTGGAGATCAAGATTCTGGGCGCCATTTCATGA
- the fliR gene encoding flagellar biosynthetic protein FliR: MITDPQGTIIALFLAICRIGACFMTMPGFSSSRISPQIRILLCVAVSMALLPVLWDTIYPKVSGASQGAVVGLIFTEIVIGAMYGLIARFYTLGFQFTGALIGASIGLSAPGGADAVEDVQENQISNFITFGGLMVLFILDFHHIVLRALVDSYATTPVGALISGQKMLITLTDTLRASFSIMLRLASPFVIYGLMFNVAVGLINKLAPQIPVYFISTPFVLAGGIFMLYLSIAALIRQFVDGFGPVFIGF; the protein is encoded by the coding sequence ATGATAACCGACCCGCAAGGGACAATTATCGCATTGTTCCTTGCAATTTGCCGTATCGGCGCCTGCTTCATGACCATGCCGGGCTTTTCCAGTTCGCGCATCTCGCCGCAGATACGCATTCTCCTGTGCGTTGCGGTGTCCATGGCGCTTCTGCCGGTACTGTGGGATACGATCTATCCGAAAGTCTCCGGCGCAAGCCAGGGCGCCGTTGTCGGCCTCATCTTCACCGAGATCGTCATTGGCGCGATGTACGGGCTGATCGCGCGGTTTTACACGCTCGGCTTCCAGTTCACGGGCGCGCTCATCGGCGCATCCATCGGGCTTAGCGCTCCCGGCGGAGCGGATGCCGTTGAAGACGTGCAGGAAAACCAGATATCGAACTTCATCACCTTCGGTGGGCTCATGGTGCTGTTCATCCTGGATTTCCACCATATCGTCCTGCGGGCGCTGGTCGATTCCTACGCAACGACACCGGTCGGCGCGCTCATCAGCGGCCAGAAGATGCTGATAACCCTGACAGACACGCTGCGCGCCTCCTTTTCCATCATGCTGCGGCTTGCCAGCCCCTTTGTAATTTACGGTCTGATGTTCAACGTTGCGGTCGGCCTCATCAACAAGCTGGCGCCGCAAATCCCGGTCTACTTCATATCGACGCCTTTCGTTCTCGCGGGCGGTATTTTCATGCTTTACCTGTCGATCGCGGCCCTCATCCGGCAATTCGTGGATGGTTTCGGCCCGGTCTTCATCGGCTTCTGA
- a CDS encoding rod-binding protein, giving the protein MAISVISDLVMDVVRAADPQEVQVAQEKLKANKAAFAATSLADSGKGFGAAIDMLDSATSKAGLGNTNIRSARTEVPETYRKYEASVLQTFVANMLPKDSEEVYGKGNAGEIWKSMMAEQFADTISRNGGVGIAEQAYKDALRKAESKGITDVSMNDKDHNAAIRMVAEFERQVLGVSNDKTDEA; this is encoded by the coding sequence GTGGCGATATCGGTTATAAGCGATCTGGTGATGGATGTGGTTCGCGCTGCGGACCCTCAGGAAGTGCAGGTCGCCCAGGAAAAATTGAAGGCGAACAAGGCGGCTTTCGCTGCGACGAGCCTTGCCGATTCGGGCAAGGGCTTTGGCGCTGCCATTGATATGCTTGACAGCGCCACTTCGAAGGCAGGTCTCGGCAATACCAACATCCGCTCTGCCCGTACCGAAGTTCCGGAAACATATCGCAAGTATGAGGCTTCCGTGCTTCAGACCTTCGTTGCCAACATGCTGCCGAAAGACAGCGAGGAGGTCTACGGCAAGGGCAACGCCGGCGAGATCTGGAAAAGCATGATGGCGGAACAGTTTGCCGACACGATCTCCAGAAATGGCGGCGTTGGCATTGCAGAACAGGCCTACAAGGATGCGTTGCGGAAAGCCGAGAGCAAAGGCATTACCGACGTATCCATGAATGACAAAGACCATAATGCTGCAATTCGGATGGTGGCGGAGTTCGAAAGGCAGGTCCTCGGCGTTTCCAATGATAAAACGGACGAGGCTTGA
- a CDS encoding WecB/TagA/CpsF family glycosyltransferase, translating into MNFAADFARTGSQRNIHGLRVCDLDWNGALEMVSGQASACDGHTMLSFLTIQNARLSLKDIAYRQILESCLLLPQGRGMNAAARAEHGKPLPETIDGVAFVMALLTYMAVPKRIGVAGDDAAQVGEVLAKLRAHAPWHDFVMLNRDTSGVKVDVVLAGMLAENQEKWLHRSINRDDARLAIAVGPLFKVLASEVAGMPEIFRKLHMSWLYSLCAEPWHIALGKG; encoded by the coding sequence ATGAATTTCGCAGCAGATTTTGCGCGGACGGGATCGCAACGGAATATTCACGGACTGCGCGTCTGTGATCTGGACTGGAACGGGGCGCTGGAAATGGTCAGCGGCCAGGCTTCGGCTTGTGATGGCCACACGATGCTCTCGTTTCTTACCATCCAGAATGCCAGGCTGTCCCTCAAGGACATTGCTTACAGGCAGATTCTGGAGAGCTGTCTGCTTCTGCCGCAGGGCAGGGGGATGAATGCCGCCGCACGCGCCGAACACGGCAAGCCTCTGCCCGAGACCATCGATGGCGTTGCCTTCGTTATGGCACTTCTGACCTATATGGCGGTGCCGAAACGTATCGGCGTTGCGGGGGATGATGCAGCACAAGTCGGAGAGGTCCTCGCCAAGCTGCGCGCACATGCGCCGTGGCATGATTTCGTCATGCTGAACCGGGATACTTCGGGCGTGAAGGTGGATGTCGTGCTGGCGGGCATGCTTGCGGAAAACCAGGAGAAATGGCTGCATCGCAGCATCAATCGCGATGATGCGCGTCTCGCCATCGCGGTCGGTCCCCTGTTCAAGGTGCTGGCGTCCGAAGTGGCTGGCATGCCCGAAATCTTTCGCAAGCTGCATATGAGCTGGCTTTACAGCCTTTGCGCCGAGCCCTGGCACATTGCGCTCGGCAAGGGCTGA
- a CDS encoding GumC domain-containing protein: MVDHSPDMMATRPDEDGVAMPASQFRKHCLRLLTAGCVAAATVVGAALPLLLIDSGFRGYVSQAHVEVTQTGYDAPDAARFLAMARRTLLSPSGLDRITGDLKLKPADMVGVRNQGELGLLFDLLTGADARSLSPREALNGAVGEAIRLELTPDENTLIVTSKAATPETAMRLTDYLSMRVMADGKAGTMTPAMRETERARTRLDEAEAALNGFQMRHGETVLAEVQQLEQQLRDLNDSLAGTTQQQQSLQTDLAVATGLKPNDVLSKPLPSGAAFSVLEDIRQRHASASMALSGVSIDYGPKHPRRIAAQNAVDAVQALVAPALRQLVDGLRADEKRVAQEVATANAERTKHLDRLSSLGVTPGEFSRLQGELETARNAYLEASERRDMSSSTTTAVETRLTRKAGPGELSRDLTQAAMLAGGGALLGLLGSLYLLSYRRHDEEEALVFDDAHVLPSEKAPEQSGQFPEFEPIEPDVFDDLEELAADSEFEPEAEFADYYAGAANDSGFDTDDIPLDERVRQVLMGNRTVRNTPQTTPELPPLLSEALAGHFDHEQAEAEELAELRRELALLRERLADYAEHRDDYRKTA, encoded by the coding sequence ATGGTTGATCACAGTCCCGATATGATGGCGACGCGCCCTGATGAGGATGGTGTTGCCATGCCTGCGTCGCAATTTCGCAAACATTGTCTGCGGCTTCTGACAGCTGGGTGCGTAGCCGCCGCCACCGTTGTGGGGGCTGCACTTCCGCTGCTGCTCATCGATTCCGGTTTTCGCGGATATGTTTCGCAGGCGCATGTCGAGGTTACCCAGACCGGCTACGATGCACCCGATGCGGCACGCTTTCTTGCCATGGCCCGCCGCACCCTGCTTTCTCCTTCCGGTCTGGACCGTATAACGGGCGACCTCAAATTGAAGCCCGCCGACATGGTCGGCGTTCGCAATCAGGGCGAACTTGGCCTGCTTTTCGACCTTTTGACCGGGGCGGATGCCCGTTCGCTTTCCCCACGTGAAGCATTGAACGGTGCTGTGGGCGAGGCGATACGTCTGGAACTGACGCCAGATGAAAACACGCTGATCGTAACCTCGAAGGCAGCGACGCCGGAAACAGCGATGCGGCTTACGGATTATCTTTCGATGCGTGTCATGGCGGATGGCAAGGCCGGCACCATGACACCCGCCATGCGCGAGACGGAGCGGGCGCGCACCCGGTTGGACGAGGCGGAAGCCGCCTTGAACGGTTTCCAGATGCGCCACGGCGAGACCGTCCTGGCGGAAGTGCAGCAACTCGAGCAGCAGTTGCGCGATCTCAATGACAGCCTTGCGGGGACGACCCAGCAGCAGCAGTCGCTTCAGACGGATCTGGCGGTGGCCACCGGCCTCAAGCCGAATGACGTATTGTCAAAGCCCCTGCCGTCAGGCGCTGCTTTCTCTGTGCTTGAGGACATCAGGCAAAGACATGCAAGTGCCAGCATGGCGCTTTCAGGAGTCTCGATCGATTACGGCCCGAAACATCCCCGCCGCATCGCCGCCCAGAATGCCGTAGATGCCGTGCAGGCGCTTGTCGCTCCCGCATTGCGTCAGCTGGTCGATGGCTTGCGCGCCGATGAGAAGCGCGTCGCACAGGAAGTTGCAACCGCGAACGCCGAACGAACGAAACATCTCGACCGCCTGAGCAGCCTTGGTGTCACGCCCGGTGAATTCTCCAGATTGCAGGGTGAACTGGAAACGGCGCGAAATGCCTATCTTGAGGCGAGCGAGCGTCGGGACATGTCCTCATCCACCACAACCGCCGTTGAGACCCGCCTCACCAGGAAGGCCGGACCGGGCGAATTGTCGCGCGACCTCACACAAGCCGCTATGCTGGCAGGCGGTGGCGCGTTGCTCGGCCTGTTGGGCAGCCTGTATCTCCTGAGCTACCGTCGCCATGACGAGGAGGAGGCACTCGTCTTTGATGATGCGCATGTTCTGCCCTCCGAAAAAGCGCCTGAGCAATCGGGGCAGTTTCCCGAGTTCGAGCCGATCGAGCCGGATGTGTTCGATGATCTGGAAGAACTGGCCGCGGATAGCGAATTCGAGCCGGAGGCTGAGTTCGCGGACTATTACGCCGGGGCGGCGAACGATAGCGGATTCGATACCGATGACATTCCGCTGGACGAGCGTGTGCGGCAGGTTCTGATGGGCAACCGCACCGTCAGGAATACCCCCCAGACGACACCGGAGCTGCCGCCCTTGCTCAGTGAAGCCCTTGCCGGGCATTTCGATCACGAGCAGGCCGAGGCCGAGGAATTGGCGGAATTGAGACGCGAGTTGGCGCTCTTGAGGGAGCGTCTCGCCGATTACGCCGAGCATCGCGACGACTACCGCAAAACTGCCTGA